A single region of the Carnobacterium viridans genome encodes:
- a CDS encoding ArdC-like ssDNA-binding domain-containing protein, with the protein MANQYKKSSEAEKKKEIDQLTEKMTTQVQTYTETPEQMAELLNFMSQFRDYSIRNQFMIRSQHKGANGVASYQRFKELGFPVQKGEKGIKIWVPMTVTQFKTKDGEWKNQSKATKEEKEWIKKNQSTDNVKTFTRFKLGTVFDVTQTHAKPEDYPDIFPNKKNQFDFGGKDLDLLNQSLLEYSNSTNIPIIKEPFRDSAAKGYYMPSTHSITLNTKNTETENVHTLIHELAHAEMHNDKKLKNKELTMQAAPVLEYQAEMTAYVVGKYYGLDTENHSLRYISNWTDNLEKVEDKINSLSEVKKASGKLIDQLDLIIEQTTERKQGLSPDKDEVIATKLGFLTDQNNQNQYNQLKDTTLKINTIQLLKNNPNDKLTLYSIELVSKEQTFNYVIATGKNKKEIATTWVGEKTADEWLKEDVKYRVLDKDLNQELNTEKIKDLIKLAENEKVPMNIFSTQFNSNTKKVSPPSL; encoded by the coding sequence ATGGCCAACCAGTATAAAAAAAGTTCAGAAGCTGAAAAGAAGAAAGAAATTGACCAACTAACCGAAAAAATGACTACGCAAGTGCAAACCTACACAGAAACACCTGAACAGATGGCGGAATTACTTAATTTTATGAGCCAGTTCAGAGATTACTCTATCCGGAATCAATTCATGATTCGCTCGCAGCATAAAGGAGCAAATGGAGTAGCATCCTATCAACGATTTAAAGAATTAGGCTTTCCAGTTCAAAAAGGAGAAAAAGGGATTAAAATTTGGGTTCCAATGACTGTTACCCAGTTTAAAACTAAAGATGGTGAATGGAAAAATCAATCGAAAGCAACGAAAGAAGAAAAAGAATGGATAAAGAAAAATCAGTCTACAGATAACGTCAAAACATTTACGCGTTTTAAGTTAGGGACGGTTTTTGACGTGACACAAACACATGCGAAACCAGAAGATTATCCAGATATTTTCCCAAATAAAAAGAATCAGTTTGATTTTGGAGGGAAAGACTTAGATTTATTGAATCAATCACTACTGGAGTATTCAAATAGCACTAATATTCCAATAATTAAAGAGCCGTTTCGTGATTCGGCTGCTAAGGGGTATTATATGCCGTCTACACATTCTATTACCCTTAATACTAAAAATACAGAAACCGAGAATGTACACACGTTAATTCATGAATTAGCACATGCTGAGATGCATAATGATAAAAAATTGAAAAATAAAGAGTTAACTATGCAGGCAGCTCCTGTTCTTGAATACCAAGCAGAAATGACAGCGTATGTAGTAGGGAAATATTACGGACTAGATACAGAAAATCATTCCTTACGGTACATATCCAATTGGACGGATAATTTAGAAAAAGTTGAGGATAAAATAAACTCTTTATCAGAAGTGAAAAAAGCTTCTGGAAAATTAATTGATCAACTAGATTTGATTATTGAACAAACAACCGAAAGAAAACAAGGACTGAGTCCCGATAAGGACGAAGTAATTGCTACAAAGTTAGGATTTTTGACAGATCAAAACAATCAAAATCAATACAATCAATTGAAAGATACAACTCTTAAAATAAACACCATTCAACTATTAAAAAATAACCCTAACGATAAGTTAACTCTTTATTCGATTGAACTTGTTTCTAAGGAACAGACATTTAATTATGTTATAGCTACGGGTAAAAATAAAAAAGAGATTGCAACCACTTGGGTAGGAGAAAAGACAGCTGATGAATGGTTAAAAGAAGACGTTAAATATCGCGTGTTAGATAAGGATCTGAATCAAGAATTGAATACGGAAAAAATAAAGGATTTAATTAAACTAGCCGAAAATGAAAAAGTACCGATGAATATTTTTTCAACTCAATTTAACTCAAATACTAAGAAAGTATCTCCTCCATCATTATGA
- a CDS encoding tetratricopeptide repeat protein yields MDDIKRLVNLGVEAKRNGKYEQAMSYYEQALEYNEDNPEVRSAIAKVLFITKDYEKALAEFFMAAALSANFIDHSMLSIEHNTDVNLYVKKMAVESQCRSLLLNFGRHCGFSLVAANNDDQSKRTPVQAAINKYRSEIDPYGKLKFMDVEKDVLDMTEERITDIGLDYLLGMSLDMGVYPLKVITSKFIQN; encoded by the coding sequence ATGGATGATATAAAAAGACTTGTAAATTTAGGGGTAGAAGCAAAAAGAAACGGTAAATACGAACAAGCAATGAGTTATTATGAGCAAGCGCTAGAATATAATGAGGACAACCCCGAAGTTAGGAGTGCTATTGCAAAGGTATTATTTATAACAAAAGATTATGAAAAAGCTCTTGCTGAGTTTTTCATGGCTGCAGCATTGAGTGCAAACTTTATAGACCATAGTATGCTTTCAATTGAACACAATACTGATGTAAACCTTTATGTAAAAAAAATGGCAGTAGAGTCTCAATGTAGAAGTTTATTATTAAATTTTGGGAGACACTGTGGATTTTCATTAGTCGCCGCTAACAATGATGATCAATCAAAAAGAACACCGGTACAAGCTGCAATTAATAAATACAGAAGTGAAATTGACCCTTACGGTAAACTTAAATTTATGGATGTAGAAAAAGACGTGTTAGATATGACAGAAGAAAGAATAACTGATATAGGGTTAGACTACTTACTTGGAATGAGCTTGGATATGGGTGTCTATCCTCTCAAAGTAATAACAAGCAAATTTATACAAAATTAA